In Rhodamnia argentea isolate NSW1041297 chromosome 1, ASM2092103v1, whole genome shotgun sequence, the genomic window GATAGGACGTTCCATTTAGAGGAGCGTCAGAGTGAGGAAACAACGGCCATTGGGAGAGGAAGGAAAACTGAAATTTTCGCGCCCGACAGAGCAATAATTGGCAGGGAAAACGACAGAAAAATGATCAAACACCTATTGTTTGATTCCTCCTCTACCCGGAGTGTGTCAGTTGTTGCCATCGTTGGTAAAGGAGGTCTTGGAAAAACTGCACTTGCACGACTAGTGTACAACGATGGGGAGGTAAAAGAACATTTTGGGCTTAAGATGTGGGTGTGTGTGTCTGATGTCTTTGATGTGAATTCGATTGTCAAAGATATTCTTAAATCAGCGAACTGTCAAGATCTTGAGAATAAGACTTTAGACCAATTGCTGAATCTTCTTCATGAGACTCTGAGTAggaagaaatacttgcttgttttGGATGACTTGTGGAATGAAGATCGGAATAAATGGTTGAAGCTTGGAGATTGGCTGGAGGGTGGTGAACGGGGAAGCAAGATACTTGTAACCACTCGTAGCCACACAGTTGCGAAGGTCACGGATGCGAAATCGGTTATCCATGATCTTCCTGGCTTATCTAAAGATGAGTCATGGaatttattcaagaaaatggCTTTTGGAGATGGGGTAGAATCATCAGACTCGGAACTGGAATGGATGGGTCTAGATATAGTTAAGAGATGCGCTGGGGTTCCCCTCGCCATTAGAACTATAGGAGGCCTTTTGTACGGCAAAAACAAAGATGAATGGGCCCGTTACAAGGTGCATGAACTTCCAGAAATACCAGAAATTGATGAGGCTGATGATGGAATTATGCAAGTCCTCAAGTTCAGTTATGATCATCTCCGGTCATGCTTGAAACATTGTTTTGCATATTGCTCGTTGTTTCCGAAAGATTATGTCTACCGTAAAGAGAGGATGATACATTATTGGGTGGCACAAGGCTTTATTGAGTCACGCAAAGGGGACGACAACCTTGAAGTGGTCGCTGGCAATTACTTGTCAGAACTACTATGTAGGTCATTCCTTGATGTTGCAAGCAAAGGTGACGATGGTGAGGTCCCGACTTTCAAGATGCATGATCTCATGCACGACCTTGCCCAAAAAGTTGCTGGAGGTGAATGCAAGATCGTTAATTTTAATGAAGGAGTTAGTGATGGAGGAATTCGCCATGGGTCGTTTATTGTAGGTACTTTCTCGTAAGAGAAAATGGCGTCCCCGCTCAAAACATCAAAATTGCGGACGTTTATCTTTTTGGGAGGATTCTCTACACTATATTGCTGTCACAAAGTTCTCTCCGAGTGTAGACATTGTCGAGTGTTGGATTTTGGCAACAAGGCTACTCCtctccctccttcctcctttgaaaagttgaagCGATTAAGGTTTCTTAATATTTCTACAAACCGCTTTATCCAGATTTTGCCGGATTCATTCACGGATTTGGTAAACTTGCAGATCCTTAGACTCTTTGAATGTACGAACCTTCATACATTTCCGAGAGATTTGAGGAAATTGGTCAACCTTAGATACCTCCTCATCGTTGGGTCTAAACCGAGAGACCTACCACCCTTGAGTGAACTCCCTTCCTTAAGGACGTTGATTCTTATGCGGTTGCATGCGTTGGAGTCCCTTCAACAATCTAAATCTACAGGCCTCTTCTTCCCATCTCTTGAGAGACTGTCCCTTATCAAGTGCAGCAAACCGAAAGGATGGCAAGGAATGGGAGCAGATCAAAAGCGTCGGTCGTACCATTCGGGGTCGTCCTTCCCAAAACTTCGGTCCGTGGAAGTATGGGGCTGTCCCCATTTGACTTTCCCGCCTCCATTCCCCAAGGTGGAATACTTGAACATAGATAGCACGAGAATGGTGGAACAACAATTGATGGCCAATCCAAATTACCCATCAGAAGCAGCAATGGGGTCCACATCCAACCCTTTCTCTCAATTAAGGCGACTCCATCTTGCTACTGATGCGGATTTGGAGCCCTCTATGCTCGAGGCTCTATTCCAATTGGCCGGTAATCTCAAGTCCATGAGACTCAACGCGTTCAACCTAATGAGTCTTTCTCGTGGCATACGGCACCTTTCCTCGCTCCGGGAACTCGACATTTGTAGTTCGGGAGGAATCGATTTATCGTGCCAAGAAAACGAGCATGGCACCCTATGGCGATTCCTTACGAAGTTACGTGTCCTTAAAATCTCGTATCTTACTGATTTGGTGGCATTACCCGAGGAGATTCAACATGTCACGGCTCTACAATCTCT contains:
- the LOC125314692 gene encoding putative disease resistance protein RGA3, with the protein product MAEAVLFSLATNILKSLASEMAELGGSFASQQIQLLCGAKDGLQSLRGTVQTIQAVLLDAEKKQWHNNQVKLWLKRLKDVLYDVQDLLDDVATEDLRRKVTPGNEMSKAVRFFFSKSNQLAHRVKVTNKIQELRKKLDRIKNDRTFHLEERQSEETTAIGRGRKTEIFAPDRAIIGRENDRKMIKHLLFDSSSTRSVSVVAIVGKGGLGKTALARLVYNDGEVKEHFGLKMWVCVSDVFDVNSIVKDILKSANCQDLENKTLDQLLNLLHETLSRKKYLLVLDDLWNEDRNKWLKLGDWLEGGERGSKILVTTRSHTVAKVTDAKSVIHDLPGLSKDESWNLFKKMAFGDGVESSDSELEWMGLDIVKRCAGVPLAIRTIGGLLYGKNKDEWARYKVHELPEIPEIDEADDGIMQVLKFSYDHLRSCLKHCFAYCSLFPKDYVYRKERMIHYWVAQGFIESRKGDDNLEVVAGNYLSELLCRSFLDVASKGDDGEVPTFKMHDLMHDLAQKVAGGECKIVNFNEGVSDGGIRHGSFIVGTFS